A window of Methanocaldococcus vulcanius M7 genomic DNA:
AATGGAATATCTATGCAGAGGGACTTTGCTGAATCATACAGACGATCTATATGCTCTTTCAACATAAAAACAACGCCATCATAAGACCTAATTCCTTCAAAAATTCCATCTCCATACAACAGACCATGATCAAATACGGAAATTTTTGCATCTTCTTCTTCAACAAATTTTCCGTTTAAATAGATCTTCATAACCTCACCTTTGTTAAATTGTCAAAATAAAAATAAAAGAGGGACGTGGTATATAAATTTAAGTATAGGGTGAGTAATATGTTTATAGAGAGTAAATGGGTTTTTCCTAAATTTGATATAATTTAAGGTAATTTTTTAGCATATCCCCAAGAGCTTTTTTAATAACTACGAAAAAAATAAAACTGTGTGGATTTTTTAATATTGATATAAATGCTTTCTTAAATAAGTCATTTTCATCCTCAAAATTCATGTTATCATCCTCTCAGCAATATTTCCAATTATTGGGAGTTTAAATTTTTCTCCACCAGATGCTTTGTAAGCTCCGACAATGCACAATATAACATATACAATAAGCCAAACTATTAAAAAGCAATAAAATGCATTATCAAGCAGTGGTGGCGTGGAATACATGAGATATAATCCAAAGTAAAGATATATTGTGGCAATTCCGGTTCCAACCAGTAAATAGATTACAACCAATAATAAGGCCTGTAAAGAATGAAATTTAATGAATCCATTTTTATTAAATATAATTAAAAACAACAACGGCACTACAAACAATAAAATAAACGTTGAGAGGTAAGATAATGAAGCAACAATATTTTCTGTTTTAATATTCATAATTTCACCTTATTTATTTAATGAAATCATTATTTTTTCAATAATTTTTCTTATTAATGGGATTTTGAACTCATAACCTACAATCACTGCATTAAATCCTACAATAAATGGAATTATCACAACGAACAATGAAAATAATCCAATACTTCCTATGATACTTTCAATTAACTTTGAAGAACTATGGGAATTTAAAAAATAATCAATGTAATAATAAAACAATAACCAATAAACTACTGTCCCAAATATAAAAACTACTAAAATTATTAAAAATAAAAATAATGCCTGTAATGAGTGAAATACAATAAATCTATTTTTTCTAAACGATATAAGGAAGATTATCGGAACTATTAAAGGAAATATTGGAACAAGAATATGAGAAACAATTATCTGAATTATCAAAGACAACAAAATTAGGAGATAAATCGATGAAGCGATAATATTTTCTTTTATTTCCATAATTCCACCTCAAAAATAAAAAATTAAATATTATCCAGTAACATCTTCTTGATTTATGAATAGTATTTTCTTTTCGTGATATAGTTCATTAATATATTGTTTTGATAGTTTTGCATCGATTATTGCAATGGCTTTTCCTGTTGAGTAAAAGGTTATTTCTCCAGATGTATTTTTGGAGATAATTTCATAATATGCGTTATTTGTATAATATCCATAATATTTTGGATAGTATCCTAAAAAGTCCTTTGAATATATTAAATGCCCTTTTGCCTTTTGCTCTATACTGTAATTTTTTGGAGTTTCAACACCTGTATATTTTGTTAAAGATTTAAGTAATTCATCGACTTCATCTTCAAAAATAAACAGTTCATATTTCTTTCTAATTTTATCAAACTCTTCAGAAATGTTCTTTTTATAATTTATGACCTTTCTTTTATATTCTTCACTGTATCCTATTTTTTGTGGGATCAAAATTCTAACATAGTCCAAAGTTCCGTTAAACTCTATCTTATACTTCAATTTGTATATGTTGTTTCCAGTTTTTGTAATATTTGCTTCTATAAACTTTCCATAAGGATATACAGGAGGATTCTTAAATATACAATACATTGGAAGAATTGTGTAGGTTTTTGAACTTAAAGAGATATTTTTAACCTCAATTATATTGTTATTAAAATTAATCATATCCCTACTCCAATTAACTTTTACAAATTTATACCCTTTCGGAGCATAGTCCTTAACATTCGGAGATAAAAATCTATAATCAACGATTATGATTTCAGTGTTGTTTATAATCTCTTTAGGAATTTCCTCTACTATTGGAGCAGTTCTATTAACCTCATAAGGATTGTATATGATGTATGCGATTAAACACCCATAGTTATCTAAATACTGATACACTACATCAAAGTGAGTTGCTGAAATTGTAGGAACTCCTCTATCAACTGGAACCGTTAGATAATAACCAATAAACACTGCTATTGAAAAAATAAAAAGAAAAAGAAATAGGTTTTTATTCTTCATGATTCCACCAATAATAGTTTGACGATCCTCTCAGCAATATTTCCAATTATTGGAAATTTGAACCATTTTCCTCCAGATGCTTTATAAGCTCCAAATAAGAGAGATATAAAAAATCCATAAACATAAATAGCACATAAAATCATTAATAAATCGAAATTTCCATTGTTTATTAAATAATTTAGAATGTATTCTTTATTCGTTAAAAGTTCCATTGCAATAATATAAAATATCAGTTGAATAAAAAATGCTTGGATTGAATGGAATAAGATAAATTTGCTCTTTCTAAAAACAATTATAAAGATTAATGGGGCAAAGACAGGAAACACAAAGAATGAGAGATAAGATAAAGCTGATAAAATATGTTCTGTATTTAGGTTTTTCATTTTTTATCACCATTTTAAATCTAAAATCATTTTTTAAAATTTATACACAATACTGTTGTATATGATAATAATATCAAAAATATGGCAGTTATTTTTATGAAAAACACAAGTAGTGGATTACTTTTTCCAATTAGATAATCACCAATTACTAAAAGAGCGGTAGATAATGACATGACAACAATTGGGATCATTACAAACAACCACGCCATTATTAAAAAATTTACAACCTCTTTTTTTCTTTCTTTATTTTTAAAATAAGTTCCAATACTTATAAGCAAAAATAGTATAAACCATCCAATTAATATACCAACAGCTTCATACAGTATGGAATAAACTCCCTTAGAAAAATAAGAAGAACCATAACCACAGGCGTAATATATAACTCCAATAAATGAAATGGTGCTTCCAATAAATTTTAAAGTTGATTTTATGCATTTTAAGTGTTGTTTTATTTCATTTAACATTAATTCCACCATTAGATAATTTAGAAATTAATAAAAATTATCATTTTCAATGTTCGGCAGATTTTTGCTCATTTTTACCACTCTTGCTAAGATGGCATTATTATTACGAAATTTAATTGAATGCTTAGTTTTTAAAGTATTTCTTACTAAGTTTGATTATTATAAGTGCTAAACTAACAATTATCATTGAAATAATGAGGATTTGTAAAATTATTATTAACATAAGTTGAATGACAGGCAGGACATCGTTGAGCATACATTATCACTATATCTAATTATTTTGGTTCATGAAAACCCCCTGCCTCAAACATAGTTGGCATTTGATTTAACAAACTCCACTGCCATAAGTCCATATACGCCTAATAACCGAAACAAAAATAATGAAGAAAGATACTTGTAATATGTAACTCCTGAATGCAAATCTAATCCATTATGAATCTCAAATAACAATATTAATATTGACCCAATCACAAATGCTATGTCGGCTCTAAAAAGGGTTTTAAGTTGTTTATTATTAGACACTATCAAAAATCCAGCTAAGATAGTGGTTGGAAGTATAATCTGGGTAATTTGCTCAATGAAAAAATGCAATAAACCATTGGAAATTACAAAGGAACTTAATATTGATAATATCATTGTAGATACACATAAAAATATTGCCAACAATACTCCAATAAACAATTTTTTTGACATGTTTTCACCTTGTCACCAAAAATAAAAAATTAAGTATGAAATATATTAAGGATGGGGTTCTCCGATTCCTCCTATGTCTTTAATTACATAAGGTCCGATTCTTTCATAAGAATACCAAAAACCAAGTCCCCATACATACCAAATACATCCGTTTTCGTCTTCAATAGCGGACATTCCATGGTTCATTATAATATCAGTCACTGCACTTGAAATTCCACCATACACCACAGCGGCAGACCCCTCCGTAGCTAGACCGACTAAAATCCCCACTATTGCCCCAATAACAGCTGGAGCATCATTTGAATATACTTGTGCAAGATGTATATGGTAAAGTCTGTTTCCGTGAATAACCTTAGTATTCCATGGTTCTATACCATAATAATCGTAGTCAGGGTGTGCATATTTAATACCTCTACCCTCTACATAATAAACTCCATCCCACCAGTAGTGTGTTGTAGTGTATGACATTGGTAATATATTTCCTATTTTTGCATTTACTTTCATATCCTTGAGTTTCTTTTTATTTATCTCCATTGCCTTTTTTAGTGTCATTCCTTTTTCAATAGGGTTGTAGAAGGTTTTTATTGTTTTGAATTTTTTACCATTCATATACATTTCAGTTAAATAAGTATCCTTTACTTTTTTAGTTATGAATTTGTAGTTTATTGTTTTTCCTGTTTTCTTATCTTTTATTTGAAGAGTAGCAACTTTCCCATCTGTATGGTATTTTATTATTACTCCATTAACTTCAACTATCTGCTCTGTTGGCGTCTTTTTTAGTATTTTAATATCTACCTTCTCCACACCAACTGGCTTTTTACTTACCTCTGACAAGCTCGTTGATGTAGCAAAAACGCTCCCTACAACGCATAGCATAGCCACTAAGGCAAAAATTTTAAATATTCCTTTGCTCCATAGTTTCATAATACCCCTCTTTATTTGGTAGTTGGGCTTTATTTGGCTCCGCCTCTATACAGAGGCATCATCGCCAGCTATTTTTTACTTTACCTTTGTAAAGTTATATTTATCAATCCTTTGATAGTTTTATCTTAACTTTTTAATATTTAAACCTTACTAAGTAGTGTTGTTTTAATCTGAAACAACTAAAAACAACTTAGTAAAGTACAAAAAGAGAGATATTAAAGTTCTCAATAAGATAAAAAACCTAAAAAATTAATTTTTAAAAAAATCAAAACTAAAATAGATAGTTTATTTATTTACAAATTTCTTTAAGTTTATTTTCTAAAAGTAGGGATATGTTTTTATCTACATCGTCTCCTTCCGCTTTATATATTACTCCTTTTTTACTAAATTTTTTGTAATTCTTTTCATTTATTTTTTTACAGATTATTGCATCGATTTTTTGTTTTATTTTTTCTCCGCAGTTATCATTAAATACTGTTTTAACGGAATCTATCTCTCCGTCTTTTATTTCAAGAATTAGAAAGTATTCGCAATTTTCAAACTCATCACTTATTTTATCTAAACGCATAGGAATTATTATTTTCATTACAATCCTCTCCATTTTTCAGATAAATTTTTAGAATCTTTATTTAATATCTTTATTTAGTATACATTATAACATTCTATTTCTATTATTATCGTATTTAAGATTTTTTAATTGTAATTAAAGTATATAAAAAATTATAAAAAATTTTATAAAATAACCGTCTAAAAATAAAAAATTAAAAAATTAACTTGAAAGGTAAACGAATCTTAGTGCAAATAAAACTGCTAATAAATAAACAAGCCAGTGAACTTCTCTCCATCTTCCAGTGAAGACCTTTAATATTGGATAGGTTATGAAACCAAGTGCAAGACCTGTGGCTATACTGTAAGTTAATGGGATAGTTAGCAGAGTTATAAACGCAGGAATTGCCTCAGTATAGTCATCAAAATCAATAAATTTAACGGATCTCATCATCAACGCCCCTACTATAACAAGTGCTGATGCGGTAGCGTAGGCAGGAATTGCTTTAACAACAGGATAGAAGAATAGTGCAAGTAAAAACAGAACTGCGACAACTACTGAAACAAAACCTGTTCTTCCTCCGATCGCAATTCCACTTGCGGATTCAATGTAGGTTGTTACTGTTGATGTTCCGAGTAGCGATCCAACTACTGTTCCGGTAGCATCTGCCATCAATGCTTTTTCTACTCTTGGTAGTTTTCCTTCTTCATCCAAATAACCTGCCTGAGATGCTAATGCACTTAGAGTTCCTAAGGTATCGAACATATCAACAAAGAAGAAGGCCAATACAATTGTTAGCAATCCTAAGTTTAAAGCTCCCATTACATCAAGTTGTAAGAAGGTTGGGGCTATTGATGGAGGCATTGAAAATATGCCATCTGGAAATGGAGAAATGCCTAAGATCATTCCTAAAAGTGATGTTATTATAATTCCTAACAGTATAGCACCAATAACGTTTCTACTTACCAATATTGAGGTTAGAAATATCCCAAACATTGCTAAGAGTGCTGATGGATTCATTATATTTCCTAAGGTAACGAGGGTTGCTTTACTTTCAACAATTATCCCTGCATTTTTTAACCCAATAAACGCAATAAACAATCCAATACCGACAGCAGTTCCGTATTTTATAGCATTAGGGATGACATTAAATATCCACGTCCTTATTTTAGTTAATGTTAAGATTACAAACAAAACACCTGAGATGAACACTGCCCCCAATGCAACTCTCCAGTCAATTCCCATTCCCAAACAAACTCCATATGTGAAATAGGCGTTTAATCCCATTCCTGGAGCTAATGCAAACGGATACCTTGCATATAGGCCCATTATTAGTGTAGCTATTGCTGAGGAGATACATGTTGCAACCATAACTGCCCCAAAATCCATTCCCGTTGTGCTCAAAATTTGAGGATTTACGAATATTATATAAGCCATGGTCATGAATGTGGTTATTCCTGCAAGAACTTCAATTTTTAAGTTGGTGTTGTATTTATCAAATTCGAAATACTCTTCTATAAACCCCATTCCATCACCTCAAAAAGTTTTTAACAGCACACAAAATAGAAAATTTGTGTTGATTAAATAATTTATGGAAATATTGAATATAAAATACTTTACACATAAATTTTGTTATATGGGGTATATCGATATTTTATTACGCTTTAAAAATTATTTTTAATACTTTTTTTAGGTTCATATTTTCTTCATATAAAAGAACTCCTATTTTAAACAATTTTATTGATAGGAGGAAGGATATAATTATGCTAATGATCATTATTGTAGTTGATAATGCAATATCTGTGGTTGGAATATTCGTAGAACTTGCTCTTAGAACAACAGTGTAGGGAGCGGTAAAAGGAATATAGGATAATATTTTCGCAAGGTAGTGATTTGGGTTAACCATGATGGTGTTCATGAACATTATTGGGAGTAGTTGTATGAGGATTATTGGAGACATCAATTGGGAAGCGTCTTTTGGATGAGAGAAGAGGGATGATAATCCACAAAGTAGGGAGGAGTAGAATAAATACCCCATTATAAAATATGCCATTGCGAGGGTTATTGTGTATAAAG
This region includes:
- a CDS encoding DUF4870 domain-containing protein is translated as MNIKTENIVASLSYLSTFILLFVVPLLFLIIFNKNGFIKFHSLQALLLVVIYLLVGTGIATIYLYFGLYLMYSTPPLLDNAFYCFLIVWLIVYVILCIVGAYKASGGEKFKLPIIGNIAERMIT
- a CDS encoding NifB/NifX family molybdenum-iron cluster-binding protein, which translates into the protein MKIIIPMRLDKISDEFENCEYFLILEIKDGEIDSVKTVFNDNCGEKIKQKIDAIICKKINEKNYKKFSKKGVIYKAEGDDVDKNISLLLENKLKEICK
- a CDS encoding NCS2 family permease, which translates into the protein MGFIEEYFEFDKYNTNLKIEVLAGITTFMTMAYIIFVNPQILSTTGMDFGAVMVATCISSAIATLIMGLYARYPFALAPGMGLNAYFTYGVCLGMGIDWRVALGAVFISGVLFVILTLTKIRTWIFNVIPNAIKYGTAVGIGLFIAFIGLKNAGIIVESKATLVTLGNIMNPSALLAMFGIFLTSILVSRNVIGAILLGIIITSLLGMILGISPFPDGIFSMPPSIAPTFLQLDVMGALNLGLLTIVLAFFFVDMFDTLGTLSALASQAGYLDEEGKLPRVEKALMADATGTVVGSLLGTSTVTTYIESASGIAIGGRTGFVSVVVAVLFLLALFFYPVVKAIPAYATASALVIVGALMMRSVKFIDFDDYTEAIPAFITLLTIPLTYSIATGLALGFITYPILKVFTGRWREVHWLVYLLAVLFALRFVYLSS